AAGATGAGGTCGTATGAAATCCCCTTTGTACACTGGACGAAGATCCGCTGTAAGCTTAAGAACAAAGACCCGCTGAACGCTGTGAAGAGCCGTCCTTAGTCCTTCGTCCCAGATCATGAACCCGTCCTTGGGAAGAGCCTGAGGTCAGAGGCAAGAGGTCGGAAGAGCAAAAATGTCACAACGCGTCATCTGAACTTGATTCAGAGTCTTACCCTTCTTTTTTCGTCTCATGTAGCTTTTCTGGTTTGACCAAGAACGAAGAACAGATCCTCGCTCTGGAACGAAGCACTGGTTTTTCCCTCGGCTAAAGGAGAACCGTTTAACGGCCAACTGATATCGCTTTGCTCTTTCCAATCCCTACCGCAACCCCCGACCCGGGCCTTTTGCTTTTTCTTACTATGCAGGATCTGCTTTCTCTCCTTGCTCTTAATACTCTCGAATATGGTTTTTCTAGAAGCAAAGCTCTCGGTTGGTCTCTCTCGTTTCTTTTCATTTGATCGTCATCAGTTAGTCTTTTCTCTTTCGTACTTGACGATTATCTCTTCAAGCACTTTCGCGGCCATTCTTACGGTTGGCTCACATCCGATAACTTCATCCCTGTACTTTTCTTTAAGTACTTTGCAATCAAGATGACCGTATCTCTTCTCGAATTCCTCAAGGAATTCTTCGGCGATACGTTTCATTTTCTCTTGTTTCTCGAATTCTTCACTGTTGAAAAGAATGCCAATCACCGCGAGGGAACCCATTACTGCACCGCAAACGCTTCCAACTCTCATTCCTCCCCCGAAGGCACCCATGGTGTCGAACGCTTCTTTGGGAAGATTTAGATTGAATTCCTCGTTTGCTCCGTAAACCATCGCCTCTGCACAGTTTCTCTCTAGATCGTTTCTTGAATACTCCCTTCCTACAGCATCTTCAAGCATAATATACTCCTTCCTGACAGTCGGCTCCAGAACAAGATGGCATATCGATAAGTGTGCATTACGTATCACTTCTGATAGAATCTAAATATACTACTGAACTAAGGAGGTCTTTCATGTCAATACTACTAAAGAATGGTACAGTTTACCCTATCACATCCGATCCATTCAAAGGCGATGTCCTGATCGGTAATGGAAAGATTGAGCGGATAGGCCAGGGAATAGAGGAACCTGATGCAGAGGTAATTGATGCTTCGGGAAAGTATATTTTCCCCGGTTTCATTGATGCCCACTCTCATATTGGAATCTATGAAGAGGGTGTAGGCGGCTATTACGGAGATGGAAACGAAGCGACAGATCCTCTTACTCCCGATGTTTCAGTCGTTGACGCGTTTAATCCTCAGGATGCCGCAATAAAGCGCGCGTTATCAGGAGGAGTCACTACTGTCATGGTTGTTCCCGGTAGTGCAAACCCGGTCGGGGGTCAGGGCGCTATCTTCAAGTTCAAGAAAACCCTGATAGTCGACGACATGGTTGTTCGCGCTCCAGCAGGTTTGAAGATGGCGACAGGAGAGAACCCCAAGAGAGTCTACGGAGAAGGTTTCAAGAAAACGCCTTCCACTAGACTGGGAACGGCAGCTGTTATCCGTGGTTACTTCACAAAAGTCAGGGCCTACATTGAGAAGAAGAAGGCTGCTGAGAAAGAGGGGAAGCCCTTCACGGATATAGACCCGAAACTTGAGGTAGGAGAAAAAGTGCTCAAGAAGGAAATTCCCGCAAGAATTCACGCTCACAGACAGGATGATATTCTGACTGCAGTAAGGCTATCAAAGGAGTTTGATTTTGATCTTGTTGTGGAGCACGCAACTGAAGGCTACAAGATAGTAGATTTTCTCAAGAGTAACAATGTTCCGGTTGTTCTTGGACCTATTTTCGGTTTTCGAACGAAACTCGAGCTTAAGGACATGAGTTACGATGCGCCAAGAATACTCAACGAAAAAGGCGTCCTGGCAGCTTTCATGTGTGATCATCCAGTCATTCCTCTCGAAAATACGAACGTTCAACTCGGTGTGGCTTTACGTTACGGCTCCAAAGAGGACGATCTATTCAAGATGGTGACGATAAATGCTGCGAAGATTTTGAAGATAGATGAGAGAGTTGGATCACTTGAAGTTGGAAAAGACGCAGATATTGCTATCTGGACTGATCATCCATTTAACCTTTCGGCGAAGACAGAGAGAGTATTCATTGAAGGTGAAGAAGTATATAGCGATCTTTGATAAACGCTTTCTGTAAATATATCGAATTATTTGATGCGATTTAGGATCAAGCTTTGCCCGCGCTCTTCGTTGCGAGAGAAGAGTTCGTGGATTTAATTTGAGTGGAGACCTTTTCAGGGGATAGGCTTCTCGTTTGAACCGGGAGCGCGAATCCAAGAAACTCAATGTAAGTGAAGCATTTGCCGAGAATTTCGCGAGGCGGGAATGGTCTGATGCACCATTTAAGAAACAAAAACTAGGCAATTGGACAAGCCTCTCTTGACAATTCGGCTTTGTGCGAGGTCTTGGAAAACCGAAACCTTTAAGTCTCTTGTAGCCAGGTTGGGTGACTCTCACGAAATAGTAAGGGGTGGGTTCTATGAGTCGTTCTTGTTGAACAGAGAGAGATGCCGAGATAAACTGGTCCTTATTGATTGCGCAATTCTCGCCGTCATGCAGCAGCTCCTGAGGATTTTAACCATTCGACCAGGACGATGTCAAAGAAGCCGCATCTCGTCATGACCCAAGGATTCTCGTCATGAATTCGCTGAGATCAAAGTGCTTCATGTCTGCTCGCGAGTTCTCTTGACTAGCCTGCGTGATAAAATTGATATTACAGCGGGATAAGTAATCGAGTCCATGTTTTCAATGAGAATACTCTTTCGTTATAACAACTACGGCAAAGTGGCTTAGACCGACAGCTGAACAAATGATGCCAAATCAACTCTAGGTAATGTCACGGCAGTTTTCGCAGTCTCTTATCCCGCAGATTGAACTGTTTCGCGCGAACGTTCTATTACGGAAACAGAGTCATGGGTATCTTAAGAAAAAAGGAAGTGAGATCTTGAGAGTTCTGTTGGTTTACCCTGAATACCCGGAGACATTCTGGAGTTTCAAGCATGCTTTGAAGTTTGTTTCTAAAAAAGCGGCGTATCCCCCACTTGGTCTCATGACCGTTGCTGCCATGTTGCCCGAAGAATGGGAGAAGAAGCTCATCGATATGAACACGGACACTCTGCGTGATGAAGATATCACAGAATCCGACTACGTAATGATTAGCTCGATGGACATTCAGCTTGACTCGGCAAAGAAGGTCATTCAAAGGTGCAGAGAGCTTGGTGTCAAAACTGTAGCGGGCGGGCCGCTTTTCACAACCAGACCCGAGGAGTTCAGTGAAGTCGATCATCTTGTTCTTGGCGAGGCAGAAATGACTCTGGCGCCGTTTCTTCATGATTTAGAGAAAGGCCAGGCTAAGCACATTTACAGATCTGACGGCTTTCCAGATATCGGAACCAGCCCCATTCCAAACTGGGCGCTTCTTGACATGAGAAAGTACTCTTCAATGAACATTCAATATTCCAGAGGTTGTCCTTATAATTGTGAGTTCTGTGACATTGTTCTGCTAAACGGACGAATTCCCAGGACGAAGAGCGCGGAAAAACTCACTGCCGAAATGGAAGCATTATATGAGGCTGGTTGGCGCGGGGGAGTCTTCATTGTGGACGACAATTTCATCGGCAACAAGACGAAGCTGAAGAGAGAGATTCTTCCGGCAGTAGCCGAATGGATGAAAGAGAGGAATTATCCTTTTGTACTGAATACAGAAGTCTCAATTGATCTTTCGGATGACGATGAACTCATGAAACTCATGGTCGACGCAAATTTCGGAACCGTCTTCGTCGGCATAGAGACTACCGAGGAGGAAAGCCTTCTTGAATGCGGTAAGTATCAGAATCGAAACAGAGATTTACTCTCATCTGTAAAGAAGATGCAGCAGTTTGGGCTGCAGGTTCAGGGCGGATTCATTGTGGGCTTCGATCACGATAAGCCTTCGGTATTCAGAAACATGATCGATTTCATTCAGAAGAGCGGTATAGTGACGGCAATGGTTGGTGTCCTCACTGCGCCTACAGGTACAAGACTCTTCATGAGGTTGAAAGAAGAGAACAGGATCGCATCGGAGTTCTCTGGAAATAACACAAGCATTCTGACTAACATAGTTCCTAAGATGGGACTCAAGAACCTTGAAGACGGTTACTATGAGATACTTAAGAGCATCTACGCTCCTAAACCTTACCGTCAGAGAGTCATTACCTTTCTTAAGAACTATAAACCTAATACACCTAGACATGTAAGACCCCTTTCCGATAGTCTTAAGGCTTTTCTGAAGTCCCTATGGGTACTTGGAATCCGTGAAAGAGGCAGAATACACTACTGGCTACTGTTACTGTGGACGGCCTTCTTTAAGCCGTCGCTTTTCCCACTGTCGGTGGAATTTGCGATATACGGCTATCACTTTCGGAAATCCCTTTCCTTTGCCCTGTTTGGAGAGAGCGGGTCAATATCGCCCAGTCATGCAGAAAGAGATTCAGAGTGATCAAGCATATCGCGGGCGCGAAGTAGCTGACCGGTGAACTATCAGACTCTTTGTTCGTAAGAGGTTATAATTGAGTTCAGTCAAATATCCCGACTCAAAGGGACAATGGGTTGATAACAGCAATTCATTGTGGCAGGAGCGAGAGTATAGTAGATGTCGCGAAAGAGTGTGAAATTCGGAAGCTTTCTAAGAAATTACATAGATGATACCGAAAAGTTCAAGAAATGGCTTCAGTTAGGCATGGAATTTGAGAACCTCAGAAGAAGGCATTTTCCAGACAGGGGTCGACCTCGATTTGTCAATACGGTCAATCATCTAGCGCTTGAGGAAGTCTATTTTGCAATAAAGGGTATCAGTACCGTGTGGGTGAATCTCATGGCCCCTTCTGAGCTTCTTCTTTCTGCGGGTCTTAACCCCGTCTCTGCCGAAGGCATTTCTGGAGCGCTTTCGTCGATGCATCTTGAGGACACGGCGATAGCATATTCTTCACAGGCGGGAATAAGCGACTCCCTCTGTACGTTTCATAGAGCTTCTGTTGGAGTATCTATGAGAAAGCTTCTCCCCCCGCCAAAGTTGGTGATGACGACAAGCATTCTCTGCGATGGAAATCTTCCAACCTTCAAAAGAATAGCCAAGGAATACGATGTTCCTTTCATTTTGATAGATGTGCCAAGAGGTCGAAAGAGTGAGGCTGTAGGATACGTTCTCTCGCAACTGAAAGAAGTTGTCGGTACGATCGAAGAAATCACAGGGGCCCCCTTCAAAATGGATGAGTTGTCGTTGAGATTGTCTTATGAAAGAGAACTCATGGAAAACCTCGAGGAGTCGAAAGCCAGAACGGAAGACTCGTATCTGCCTCAGCACTTGTATGAACACATGAACTCGTTGTATGTACTTCATACTCTGGCCGGGGATGGGAGAATTGCGGCGGCCTCCAGAGGTATCCACGAAAGGCTTGAAGCGATTCCCGAAAACGCGAGGAAGATCCTCTGGCTTCACATTCCTCCCTATTACGATAATGAGCTTTTCAATCTCTTCGTTCCGGGATCGAAAAACCTCGTGGTTGCCAGTGAGCTCATGTGGGACTGGATGTATCCGGTTGATCCACAGCGACCACTTGAGAGTCTCGCAGAGAAACTTGTCTATAATCCTCTTTGTGGAAGCGTGGTCGATCGTGGAAACTTCTGCCTGGATCTTGCACGCAGCTTTAGGGTAGATGGAGTGATCCACTTTTCTCACTGGGGATGCAGACAGTCGGCCGGAGGAGTGAGTTACTTGAAGAGTATATTCGAAGAGGAGAGAATTCCCTTTCTTGAGTTGACGGGTGACTGTGTTGACCATTCATCTCAGGGAGCCGGGCAGCTGCGGACTAGGACAGAAGCATTCCTGGAAATTGTGGAGAAGAGAAGATGATCTATTATTCATGCAGCTACATACCAATGGAAGTGATGCTCGGAAGCGCCTGTGAATTCCACAGAATCACCTCCTCTGCTCCGACCTCTTGTCACGAACTTGGATGCAATTTGTGCGGTTATGCAAAGACCGTCTACAAAAAAGGGATGGAACTGAATTCAGATGATTGTCTCTTGATAGCCGACTCTTGTGATGCGATGCGCAGAGTCGGAGATCTTCTCTCAGAGCTTTCGTCAGCCAAGGTTTTCATCCTCAGACTTCCGTGGAAGAGAGACGCTGACGCGGTGAAATTTCTTTGCCGCGAGCTTGTCGGTCTGACAGCTTTCCTCCAGAACTCCGGTATTACAGTTGACCTGCATACTGGAATAAACCGATTCAACGATATTGTGGAGTATGTGCAGGCAAATGAAATGCTGGTTGAAGGGACGGAGTTATCAAGGCTTTATCTTTCGGCGCTAGATGGCAGGAAAGCCGAAGTAAGCTCTTCTAATGCCAAGAGCGATGGATCGGGAAAACGGATTGCACTTAGCGGCGGAGTGACTGATCTGAAAAGCTTCGATAATGCAGTGGAGAAGGCCGGCGCAATAACAGTATCAAATGAGACCTGCCTGGGAAGAAGACCGTTTTCTAGCAAGACTGCCGATAACATCGAACCACTTGTTGCGATTGCCGAACGTCTGCTGAGGTGGAGATCTCCTTGTGGTCGCTTCTCCGAGCCATTTCCAGCTTCAGATGACAGAGCAGATGCGACTGTCTTTGTGGTTCCTAAGTTTTGCGACTTCTTCGACTTTGTTCGTGCCGGCGACAACGGAAAGAGTTACAGAGTTGAACTCGATTTTCCTCTAAATTCAGATGGACAACTGACCACAAGAATCGGGGCTTTGATGGAGAAGAGCGACTTCAGATCAGTATCGCATGCTGAGGAGGGAAGTACGGTGATTTACGCAGGAGTTGATTCAGGTTCTACGACTACCAATGGCGTTCTGGTTGACGGGAACGGCAGGATACTCTTCTCGAAGACTTTGAAAACGGGAATTAGGGCCTCGAATACAGCAGAAGTTCTTATACAGGAGATGACCGAATTCTCCCGCAAGAATGGAAATCAAATTGGAAAGTGCATTTCTACGGGCTATGGAAGGCTGCTCGTATCATCTGCAAGTGATAAGATCACAGAAATCTCATGTCACGCCAGAGGCGTTTTCGAACTCTACCCCGAAGCCCGAGGAATCATCGACATAGGCGGTCAGGATAGCAAAGTTATCCGATTGAATTCCGGGGGAAGTGTAGAAGACTTTGCAATGAATGATAAGTGCGCCGCCGGAACGGGAAGGTTTCTTGAAGTGATGGCTTCTGCTCTTGAGCTTGGCACCGAAGAGATGTCGTCGCTTGCCCGAAAATCAAAGAAGGACATTTCGATCAGTTCGGTTTGCACTGTATTTGCCGAGTCTGAAGTTGTTTCGCTGATAGGATTGGGAGAAAGAATTGAGGATATTTCGGCCGGTCTATTCAAGGCGATAGCAAGAAGAGTGGGAGCGATGTATTCAAGATTGGGATCTCCAGAACCTCTTGTCTTCACCGGAGGGGTTGCGAGAAACCCCGGGGTAGTGGAGGCTTTGAATAAGTTGTTTGGAACGGAGATCCTCATCCCCGAAATACCCGATATAATGGGAGCTTACGGCGCCGCTTTGTTCGCAAGAGAGTCGAGTTCCGAGAGTGACATTGGATGAGCTTTTGAACTTCGCGGTTCTATGATTTGTCAGTGATGTGTAGGAGGTGCATTTCATGGATCACCATGAAGAACTACGCAAGATTCCGAGTATTAGTGAAGAGATTATTGAAAACATCTACCATGTGAGACCCCACGAAGGATCCTGGATAGTCGATCACGAAAGTGAAGAGAGAATCATTCATCGGTTTGACGAAAAGGACGATACAATTACCGCTGCTTCGGAGTTAGCCGGCAGCAGTCCTGAAGGCAAGTTAGTGATTCATGATTCCAAGGGAAATGTCGATAGAGACGAGACCGTAAGAATTAGGTAAGTCACTTCAGGAAAAATTCGGAGGCACGCGAGTTTTCATTCCAGTCGCAGTCCACACTCGTTTAAGCAGACACTGAAAATGAAGAGTCGTTGACCGTCCAAAAGCAAGGACGCGTTTACCGATAAGATCGAGAGGAGACGAGAGAAATCCTTTCGAGAAGTTCGCTTCGCCCACGGGACGGCCAGAATATTGAAGTCAGCCACTATTGAAACAAAACGAATTGCACTGACTAGTATATTTGTGTGCAATGCTGTCGGGCAAAGCCCGACTGGTCTGCATAAGCAGAGTCGTGCGCCCCGATCCTTCAGATCCGATCTTCATAACTCGTTCCTGGTGACGCAAAGTCGAAACCCTTCCCTAACCTCATCCCGTTATTCTGACATGCTGGTCAGAATCTCGATTCTTGGATCGTTCTCAAGACCAGATCCCGTGCAAATTCATCACGGGATGACAAAGGAAGGAGCTTGTATGAGTAACTTGGGATGACAGCCATGATTATTTTACATGAATCTACTTTCCTCGTAATCCTCGTGCTCCTGGTAAGGATCTCCACGTTACTGAGTTATGGTTTTGACCAAGAACGAAGAACAAATCCTAGCTCTGGAGCGAAGAACAAATCTTCCTCTTACTACACCCGATCTTCATAACCCGGTTTTGATAACCCGCTCTTAGCAACCCGAATTTCTTAACCCGCCCCTATCAACCCGATCTCTTGGCAAGCGACCAGCGGGTCTAAGGGCGCCAGCGCAGGCTCAACGGCTCTTCTCGGTGGACGGCGGCCCGTTGACGGAGAACGTTGTTTTGAGCAGCGATCAGCGGGTCCTCGCTCTTAAGCGCACAGCGGATCTTCGGTGGACGGTGGACCGTTGACGGTTGACCTGAGAGGCTTCCTTCGCAGCAGCATCACTTCCCGACGAAGTCGGCCTCGCCTCCTGCCGAAGGCAGCCTTGCGTCCCCGGATGCTCTTCCGGGCATAGCGACCTGGCAAGATCTTCGCCAGCCTTGCGTCCCGCCGAAGGCGGCATTGCGTCTTACTTCAGCAGTGACTGGCTTTTCTCTCGCCTTCTCGTCAGCATAGCGAACGTCTCGACAACGCCCTTTCTCGGTTGATCTCATCGGTGAACGGGTCCATGCTTTTGGACAGCTGAAGGAGGACGATTGATCAGCAAGATCACTTCTTATCAATCTTGAAGACCCACTGCGAATAGGTCCCGGATTCGACGATTAGCGAGTGGCCTACCCCGGTAGGAATCAGCAGTGAATCTCCTATTTGGAGAATGTGTTCTTCTTCGACAATCATTTCTTCACTCCTGAACTCGCCATCGGAGATTTCTTTTATGTCACCGTTGAGCACTCCAGTTTTGACCTTCGCAGTTCCCGAAATCACTACATATAGGTCATGCTGATACTTGTGAGCCTCGGGTCTTCCTGAGAACGGGGAGTTGATCTCTACTGCCTTCGCAGAGAATCCCGCTATTCCCGGTGCGAAGTCTATGCCTTTTGCCGAATATTTTACCGCTTTGTCTGCCATTCCGATTCCTCCTATTTTGAATTTCTCTAATGACTGAATAATGATTTCATCTTATAAGAGATAGGAGATCTCTATAAGCCGGGCGCTTTTCATAAGGCGCCATTGATTCCTTGAGATCTATCACATTGGCTCACTGAGCAATCAGCCCTCTAGATCGCCCTTCAGGAAACTTTGGAGCTTAAGTACTTGCTCATGCCCTCCGAGGACCATAAGGCTGTCACCGGGCTTAACTACTGTCGAAGCACTTGGATTGAACTTGCTAACTCCGCCCGTAACTGTTGCAATTATAATCAAGCCTATCTTCTGTGGTATTCTAAGCGCTTCCAATGTCTGCCCTTTTTCGGGGAAGCTTTCCGGCACTCTGACTTCTTCAAAACGCAACTGCAGTGAACCTGATTGCGAGATACTATCCAGAAAGCCAGTGATCGTTGGGTTTAGCATCATTGCGACCATTCTGTGCGCTCCAATCTCCTGGATGGGAATTACTTTGTCTGCTCCCGCATAACTCAACTTGTTGATGTTCTCACCATGGGTTACCTTGGAAATTATCTTCATGTTTTTGTTCATTCCTCTAGCCGTTAGAACTACGAAGATGTTGTCTACGTCGTCCGGAAGACATGCGAGCAAACCTTGTGCCTTGTCAACGCCTGCGCTTTTCAAGGTCTCTTCCTCTGTGGCATCTCCGGAGATGAATATTAGCTTTCCTCCCTCTTTCTTAGTCAGATCACGGAGCCTTTCTTCTCTCTTCTCAACAATCACCACGTCATAGTTTCTCTTAGATATCTCATTTGCAATTGTTGATCCCAGGTCGCCAGCTCCGATTACAATAAAATGGTTTTCCAGTTTTTGTATTGTTTTCAATATCCTTCTCCTCCTGATAAGCTTATTGACTCTTCCTTCTACAAGAAAAGCCGTTATGTTTGAAACTGCGTAAACAACGATGGTGATGCTCGCAAGTATAATTATACTGGTGAACACCTTCCCGGCTTCAGTCAGGTCAGTAGGGGTGCTGTAACCAACTGTTGAGATCGTGATCATTACCATGAAAAAGGAATCGATAGGATGGTATCCTTCGATTATTGAGTATCCAAAGATTCCTATCAGAAACACACAGAGCAACAGCAAGAGAGAGACAACTATCTGCTTCATTCCACCGCTTTCTTCATTCATTGTTACCTCCAGGGTATCGAAAGAGTCTCAGTGAAGCGATTTCATCGTTATGGTAAAATCTTAGCAGAAGGGGGCCGCTGTGGTCGATGAAGAAATATACTCTCAAAAGTTCAGAGATTCCCGAATTTCTTAGCGAAGGACTAGACGAGGAACAGCTGAAAGCTGTCGTCCAATCAAACGGCCGTTCACTGATAGTGGCGGGGCCGGGTTCAGGAAAGACCCGTGTGATTACGTATAAGATC
This genomic window from Mesotoga sp. Brook.08.105.5.1 contains:
- a CDS encoding 2-hydroxyacyl-CoA dehydratase family protein, translated to MSRKSVKFGSFLRNYIDDTEKFKKWLQLGMEFENLRRRHFPDRGRPRFVNTVNHLALEEVYFAIKGISTVWVNLMAPSELLLSAGLNPVSAEGISGALSSMHLEDTAIAYSSQAGISDSLCTFHRASVGVSMRKLLPPPKLVMTTSILCDGNLPTFKRIAKEYDVPFILIDVPRGRKSEAVGYVLSQLKEVVGTIEEITGAPFKMDELSLRLSYERELMENLEESKARTEDSYLPQHLYEHMNSLYVLHTLAGDGRIAAASRGIHERLEAIPENARKILWLHIPPYYDNELFNLFVPGSKNLVVASELMWDWMYPVDPQRPLESLAEKLVYNPLCGSVVDRGNFCLDLARSFRVDGVIHFSHWGCRQSAGGVSYLKSIFEEERIPFLELTGDCVDHSSQGAGQLRTRTEAFLEIVEKRR
- a CDS encoding DUF2188 domain-containing protein, giving the protein MDHHEELRKIPSISEEIIENIYHVRPHEGSWIVDHESEERIIHRFDEKDDTITAASELAGSSPEGKLVIHDSKGNVDRDETVRIR
- a CDS encoding acyl-CoA dehydratase activase, with the protein product MIYYSCSYIPMEVMLGSACEFHRITSSAPTSCHELGCNLCGYAKTVYKKGMELNSDDCLLIADSCDAMRRVGDLLSELSSAKVFILRLPWKRDADAVKFLCRELVGLTAFLQNSGITVDLHTGINRFNDIVEYVQANEMLVEGTELSRLYLSALDGRKAEVSSSNAKSDGSGKRIALSGGVTDLKSFDNAVEKAGAITVSNETCLGRRPFSSKTADNIEPLVAIAERLLRWRSPCGRFSEPFPASDDRADATVFVVPKFCDFFDFVRAGDNGKSYRVELDFPLNSDGQLTTRIGALMEKSDFRSVSHAEEGSTVIYAGVDSGSTTTNGVLVDGNGRILFSKTLKTGIRASNTAEVLIQEMTEFSRKNGNQIGKCISTGYGRLLVSSASDKITEISCHARGVFELYPEARGIIDIGGQDSKVIRLNSGGSVEDFAMNDKCAAGTGRFLEVMASALELGTEEMSSLARKSKKDISISSVCTVFAESEVVSLIGLGERIEDISAGLFKAIARRVGAMYSRLGSPEPLVFTGGVARNPGVVEALNKLFGTEILIPEIPDIMGAYGAALFARESSSESDIG
- a CDS encoding B12-binding domain-containing radical SAM protein, which encodes MRVLLVYPEYPETFWSFKHALKFVSKKAAYPPLGLMTVAAMLPEEWEKKLIDMNTDTLRDEDITESDYVMISSMDIQLDSAKKVIQRCRELGVKTVAGGPLFTTRPEEFSEVDHLVLGEAEMTLAPFLHDLEKGQAKHIYRSDGFPDIGTSPIPNWALLDMRKYSSMNIQYSRGCPYNCEFCDIVLLNGRIPRTKSAEKLTAEMEALYEAGWRGGVFIVDDNFIGNKTKLKREILPAVAEWMKERNYPFVLNTEVSIDLSDDDELMKLMVDANFGTVFVGIETTEEESLLECGKYQNRNRDLLSSVKKMQQFGLQVQGGFIVGFDHDKPSVFRNMIDFIQKSGIVTAMVGVLTAPTGTRLFMRLKEENRIASEFSGNNTSILTNIVPKMGLKNLEDGYYEILKSIYAPKPYRQRVITFLKNYKPNTPRHVRPLSDSLKAFLKSLWVLGIRERGRIHYWLLLLWTAFFKPSLFPLSVEFAIYGYHFRKSLSFALFGESGSISPSHAERDSE
- a CDS encoding potassium channel protein; protein product: MNEESGGMKQIVVSLLLLLCVFLIGIFGYSIIEGYHPIDSFFMVMITISTVGYSTPTDLTEAGKVFTSIIILASITIVVYAVSNITAFLVEGRVNKLIRRRRILKTIQKLENHFIVIGAGDLGSTIANEISKRNYDVVIVEKREERLRDLTKKEGGKLIFISGDATEEETLKSAGVDKAQGLLACLPDDVDNIFVVLTARGMNKNMKIISKVTHGENINKLSYAGADKVIPIQEIGAHRMVAMMLNPTITGFLDSISQSGSLQLRFEEVRVPESFPEKGQTLEALRIPQKIGLIIIATVTGGVSKFNPSASTVVKPGDSLMVLGGHEQVLKLQSFLKGDLEG
- a CDS encoding C-GCAxxG-C-C family (seleno)protein produces the protein MLEDAVGREYSRNDLERNCAEAMVYGANEEFNLNLPKEAFDTMGAFGGGMRVGSVCGAVMGSLAVIGILFNSEEFEKQEKMKRIAEEFLEEFEKRYGHLDCKVLKEKYRDEVIGCEPTVRMAAKVLEEIIVKYEREKTN
- a CDS encoding amidohydrolase; the protein is MSILLKNGTVYPITSDPFKGDVLIGNGKIERIGQGIEEPDAEVIDASGKYIFPGFIDAHSHIGIYEEGVGGYYGDGNEATDPLTPDVSVVDAFNPQDAAIKRALSGGVTTVMVVPGSANPVGGQGAIFKFKKTLIVDDMVVRAPAGLKMATGENPKRVYGEGFKKTPSTRLGTAAVIRGYFTKVRAYIEKKKAAEKEGKPFTDIDPKLEVGEKVLKKEIPARIHAHRQDDILTAVRLSKEFDFDLVVEHATEGYKIVDFLKSNNVPVVLGPIFGFRTKLELKDMSYDAPRILNEKGVLAAFMCDHPVIPLENTNVQLGVALRYGSKEDDLFKMVTINAAKILKIDERVGSLEVGKDADIAIWTDHPFNLSAKTERVFIEGEEVYSDL